In a genomic window of Pseudodesulfovibrio sp. JC047:
- a CDS encoding EamA family transporter — MQNLPFALVLLSSIAHGYWNFLLKRAQNKDAFLGLSKLAEPVIYAIPFGYAVSLWGLDPLSLWYAGVGTLLSVANYYCLANSYKRLDLSIAYPVSRSSTLFLPFLAFIFFQEQLDVIGWCSVILVTLGVLVIQLKGLSLSGISLGSRDSRTGMAFALLAAFLVALYTLWGKQAVQHIHPFIYMYCYTFASCAYFWPSLRRLDRRIVKQEWQRNKWSILSVSVLNTLSFVLMLMALNMGKVTYVGALRQLSLVVGVGLGWVVLRESCPMPRVLGVLLIIVGACLTYLAK; from the coding sequence ATGCAGAATCTTCCTTTTGCTCTTGTCCTTTTATCATCTATTGCTCATGGCTATTGGAATTTTTTGTTGAAGCGGGCGCAAAACAAGGACGCCTTCCTCGGACTGAGCAAATTGGCGGAACCCGTCATATACGCGATTCCGTTCGGGTATGCCGTCAGCCTGTGGGGGCTGGACCCGCTTTCGCTCTGGTATGCTGGCGTGGGCACGCTGTTGTCCGTGGCGAATTATTATTGCCTTGCCAACAGCTATAAACGGCTTGATTTGTCCATTGCCTATCCTGTTTCCCGGTCAAGTACCCTGTTTTTGCCGTTTTTGGCGTTTATCTTTTTTCAGGAACAACTGGATGTCATTGGTTGGTGTTCCGTCATCCTTGTGACGTTGGGGGTGCTGGTCATTCAATTAAAGGGCCTTTCGTTGTCCGGAATATCCCTCGGAAGTCGGGACAGTCGGACAGGTATGGCCTTCGCGCTTTTGGCGGCCTTTCTGGTCGCGTTGTACACCCTGTGGGGCAAGCAGGCTGTGCAGCATATTCATCCCTTCATATATATGTATTGCTACACGTTTGCGTCTTGTGCGTATTTTTGGCCGTCTCTGCGGCGGCTCGATCGGCGAATTGTCAAACAGGAATGGCAACGCAATAAATGGAGTATCCTTTCGGTCTCTGTGCTGAATACCTTGTCGTTTGTGCTCATGTTGATGGCGTTGAATATGGGAAAAGTCACGTATGTCGGAGCATTGCGGCAACTCAGTCTGGTGGTGGGCGTTGGATTGGGGTGGGTGGTCCTGCGCGAATCATGTCCCATGCCCCGAGTCCTTGGCGTCTTGCTTATCATCGTTGGAGCCTGTTTGACCTATCTGGCGAAATAA
- the ispG gene encoding flavodoxin-dependent (E)-4-hydroxy-3-methylbut-2-enyl-diphosphate synthase, with protein sequence MQRKKTRPLSLGSVGIGGDNPVRVQSMCNTDTRDVLATVRQIRQLAEVGCEIVRLAVPDDKAAAALEAIRKQSPVPLIADIHFDYRLALAAVDAGFEGLRINPGNIGDEQKVDTVVRAAQAHGIPIRIGVNGGSLEKDLLRKFGGPTPEAMVESGLRHVRLLEKRGFHDIKISLKTSSVLNTVAAYRLMSDKVEYPLHIGVTEAGTLVRGAVKSAVGLGILLAEGIGDTLRVSLTHDPVDEIGVAYEILRSLGLRERGPEIISCPTCGRTEIPLIDLAEKVEAALRDVEEVFTVAVMGCVVNGPGEAREADIGLAGGRDLGIIFRKGKVVRKVKGNENLLPEFMKEITLFLEERRK encoded by the coding sequence ATGCAACGCAAGAAAACACGCCCTTTGAGTCTTGGTTCGGTGGGCATTGGCGGAGACAATCCGGTCCGTGTCCAATCCATGTGCAATACCGATACCCGTGACGTCCTCGCCACAGTACGGCAGATCAGACAACTGGCTGAGGTCGGGTGCGAGATTGTGCGGCTCGCCGTGCCCGACGACAAGGCCGCAGCCGCGCTCGAAGCCATTCGAAAACAGTCGCCGGTGCCGCTGATCGCGGATATTCATTTCGACTACCGGCTGGCCCTGGCCGCAGTGGATGCGGGGTTCGAAGGATTGCGCATCAATCCCGGTAATATCGGCGATGAGCAAAAAGTGGATACCGTTGTTCGGGCCGCACAGGCGCACGGTATCCCCATCCGTATTGGCGTCAATGGCGGGTCGTTGGAAAAGGACCTGCTCCGAAAGTTCGGGGGGCCGACCCCGGAGGCCATGGTTGAATCCGGCCTGCGTCATGTGCGCCTGTTGGAGAAACGTGGGTTCCACGACATCAAGATTTCACTCAAGACATCCTCGGTGCTCAATACGGTGGCCGCGTACCGGCTCATGAGTGACAAGGTTGAGTATCCATTGCATATCGGCGTGACCGAGGCCGGGACATTGGTGCGTGGCGCGGTCAAATCCGCTGTTGGATTGGGCATTTTATTGGCCGAAGGCATTGGCGACACCCTGCGCGTATCGCTCACGCATGATCCGGTTGACGAGATCGGCGTGGCCTACGAAATCCTGCGAAGCCTGGGCTTGCGCGAACGCGGCCCGGAGATTATATCCTGTCCGACCTGTGGACGGACCGAGATTCCCTTGATCGATTTGGCTGAGAAAGTGGAAGCGGCCCTGCGCGACGTTGAAGAGGTCTTTACCGTGGCGGTCATGGGGTGCGTGGTCAATGGCCCGGGCGAAGCCCGGGAAGCGGACATCGGTCTGGCCGGTGGCCGTGATCTGGGTATCATTTTCCGTAAGGGAAAAGTGGTTCGCAAGGTCAAGGGCAATGAAAATCTGTTGCCCGAGTTCATGAAAGAAATAACGTTGTTCCTGGAAGAAAGGAGAAAATAG
- a CDS encoding proline--tRNA ligase, with product MRLSRYYIPTLKEDPADAEVVSHKLLMRAGMIRKLTSGIYNYLPLGLRSINKVSKIVREEMDRAGAMEVLLPMVQPADLWVETGRWDYYGKELLRLNDRNGRDYCLGPTHEEVITDLVRGEISSYKQLPVNLYQIQTKFRDEIRPRFGLMRGREFIMKDAYSFDKDEEGAEKSYFEMFEAYKKTFSRLGLRFKPVQADSGQIGGDFSHEFMVLAETGEDTIASCLSCDFGANLEKAKVAAPAGEDMTNAECPAMETVDTPGQHTVEEVCAFLGVKPSALVKTLLFVVDGNPVAALVRGDREVNDIKLRNLVGGNDIELADEALVTQLTGAPVGFAGPAGLDPDVPIYADHELLVTTDWVAGANKGDTHVKHLSLGRDCSIVKYTDLRVIEPTDPCPECGGTIEFTKGIEVGHVFKLGVKYSEKMEATYLDENGKSKPMIMGCYGIGISRIVASAIEQNNDENGCCFPPSIAPFEVCLIALGGKDQAVADKAEELYAEVVRQGVDAAYDDRKERPGVKFAEADLIGYPMQLVLGGKGLKNGIVEAKDRKTGEKIELPLEGFGEAFAAWRQDIWKKWSLDVQ from the coding sequence ATGCGTCTTTCCCGGTATTACATCCCGACTCTCAAGGAGGACCCGGCCGACGCCGAGGTTGTCTCCCACAAGCTTTTGATGCGCGCGGGCATGATCCGCAAGTTGACCAGCGGTATCTACAACTATCTCCCGCTCGGCCTGCGTTCCATCAACAAGGTTTCGAAAATCGTGCGCGAGGAAATGGACCGCGCCGGTGCCATGGAAGTGCTGCTGCCCATGGTGCAGCCCGCTGATTTGTGGGTCGAGACCGGACGTTGGGACTATTACGGCAAGGAGCTGCTGCGGTTGAACGATCGCAATGGCCGTGATTATTGTCTCGGACCCACGCACGAAGAAGTCATCACCGATCTGGTACGTGGTGAAATCAGTTCGTACAAGCAGTTGCCGGTCAATCTGTATCAGATCCAGACCAAATTTCGCGATGAAATCCGTCCCCGTTTCGGGCTGATGCGTGGCCGGGAATTCATCATGAAGGACGCTTATTCTTTTGATAAGGATGAGGAAGGCGCGGAAAAATCCTATTTCGAGATGTTCGAGGCCTACAAAAAGACCTTTTCCCGTCTCGGATTGCGTTTCAAACCCGTGCAGGCCGATTCCGGTCAGATCGGCGGCGATTTTTCCCATGAATTTATGGTGCTTGCCGAAACCGGCGAGGATACTATCGCTTCCTGTTTGTCCTGTGATTTCGGGGCAAACCTCGAAAAGGCCAAGGTCGCTGCACCAGCCGGTGAGGATATGACCAACGCCGAATGTCCGGCCATGGAAACCGTGGATACTCCCGGTCAGCACACGGTCGAAGAGGTCTGTGCCTTCCTTGGCGTGAAGCCGAGCGCATTGGTCAAGACCTTGCTGTTCGTGGTGGATGGCAATCCCGTGGCCGCTTTGGTCCGTGGAGATCGTGAAGTGAACGATATCAAGTTGCGGAATCTCGTCGGTGGCAACGACATTGAGCTGGCAGACGAAGCCTTGGTGACACAATTGACTGGTGCGCCGGTTGGTTTTGCCGGACCTGCCGGTCTGGACCCGGACGTGCCCATTTACGCGGATCACGAATTGTTGGTGACCACGGACTGGGTTGCTGGTGCCAACAAGGGGGACACCCATGTGAAACACCTGTCGCTTGGCAGAGATTGTTCCATCGTGAAATATACGGATCTGAGGGTGATCGAACCCACTGATCCATGCCCTGAATGCGGTGGAACCATCGAGTTCACCAAGGGCATCGAAGTGGGCCATGTCTTCAAACTCGGCGTGAAATATTCCGAAAAGATGGAAGCCACGTATCTGGATGAAAATGGCAAGTCCAAGCCGATGATCATGGGCTGTTATGGCATTGGCATTTCGCGGATCGTGGCCTCGGCTATCGAACAGAATAATGACGAGAACGGGTGTTGCTTCCCGCCGTCCATTGCTCCGTTCGAAGTGTGCCTGATCGCGCTTGGCGGTAAGGATCAGGCCGTGGCTGACAAGGCGGAAGAATTGTACGCCGAAGTCGTGCGACAGGGCGTTGACGCCGCATACGACGATCGTAAAGAACGTCCGGGCGTCAAGTTTGCCGAAGCCGATCTTATTGGCTATCCCATGCAGCTCGTGCTGGGTGGGAAAGGTCTGAAAAATGGAATTGTGGAAGCCAAGGACCGCAAGACCGGCGAGAAAATTGAACTCCCGCTTGAGGGATTTGGTGAAGCGTTTGCTGCATGGCGTCAGGACATCTGGAAAAAATGGAGCCTTGACGTCCAATAG